A single genomic interval of Littorina saxatilis isolate snail1 linkage group LG17, US_GU_Lsax_2.0, whole genome shotgun sequence harbors:
- the LOC138952284 gene encoding uncharacterized protein DDB_G0284459-like, whose product MRTQGGVTCCYVVVVLLLGSLAIQPADSIRYSKRHRNRDDRGTVRGNQKGVHKSHPPIPPLPRTLKMPDDLPWYLPDAHYSGLTDDKTRSPRKDVLEASDDLFPPPHSRSLPGDDLHEDSGSPPSDDHRTRPLSEHFPEASDDVFPLPDSPSLPGDGGHRQAGPFSPLEEDGLVRPRPGHRRKWSAPDTPSWAARQRPRRKFPPERLLRLVTREGKRRHTRRRILRQLEANPYDFRSQFSETKPNHKPVVDKDVVQSEPKGLDAETKPNHKPVVDKDESDVAFSEWAKAEVKHFKVMTRCAVKWARKNGWAKKRATKTVDQDTRKKNKGYQDKRAKLPDKDLNKDHQEGPPCDELDPFLDKKQATSFFSPLVYGTKNGNQGKWAKKPATDLNTAQREKKIGNQDKGAKKPARELDTVDRDKEEKKGKQDHQGARALRKMKRINRRMRRVRNRKRLGFARRIQTWRKTRPRKIPPPRRHVAVPKRVHPFTPFHRRHLGRMRRRRKFHKRLRFAHVSTSRPPGIGRSNLKGTTPASTNATISPPVDSRHAANPETSTPPLLANISTSSEKRTPANVNKDTNSSGVADTPDRKKGHDLDPVPDRTVYLGSVQGKVIKTHKLDFWGSDNGQEADTNDPPVFVRVQYKDSAELDPDGLEVADGKVTETQKLDPQGTTDGQETGHKDHPHPFAFQADLSLRKRRSTEDDGDDDNINSSSEGVGDNRRNRRRNSQRRRTNRQGRRQQRRRQENISSENNDDVDDDANNNTPVTARRAPQRGRRYRNRQRVDINDTDENDDDNDDDDDDDDDDDNNDDNGDSGLGFVQIVSHRSSNNRQRGGSYHQRQREERRKQRRRNRNNRRRRPQQRQQIDQTAPNDSDDEDDSDDGRSSSRDQHARLPQIQTISVHNDHGNNGDDSSDAEAHIRSPFINHRTAYDFLSSQAMPSSRSRVHGSRPDNEQRLEQWQFSHTMSESLCEVFDKHFVRSNLGGRCE is encoded by the coding sequence ATTCCATTCGCTATTCAAAACGACACCGGAACAGGGATGACAGGGGTACCGTCAGAGGCAACCAGAAGGGTGTACACAAATCGCATCCACCCATACCGCCCCTTCCACGCACTCTGAAAATGCCCGACGATCTTCCCTGGTACCTTCCTGATGCACACTACTCCGGGCTGACGGATGACAAAACAAGATCTCCGAGAAAAGATGTTCTCGAAGCGTCCGACGACTTGTTCCCTCCACCACACTCTCGATCCCTGCCAGGGGACGACTTGCATGAAGATTCAGGTTCTCCGCCATCGGATGATCACAGAACAAGACCTCTAAGCGAGCATTTCCCTGAAGCGTCCGACGACGTCTTCCCTCTACCCGACTCTCCGTCACTGCCAGGAGACGGCGGACACAGACAAGCAGGTCCATTTTCTCCGCTAGAGGAGGATGGCCTTGTGCGTCCAAGGCCAGGTCACAGGAGAAAGTGGTCAGCACCGGACACTCCATCCTGGGCAGCGCGCCAGAGGCCAAGGAGGAAGTTTCCCCCCGAGCGCCTCCTCCGACTGGTGACGCGAGAGGGCAAAAGGCGTCACACGCGGAGACGGATCCTTCGCCAGCTGGAGGCCAATCCTTATGATTTTCGATCCCAATTTTCAGAgaccaaaccaaaccacaagCCCGTTGTCGACAAAGATGTTGTTCAATCCGAACCGAAGGGGCTGGATGCAGAgaccaaaccaaaccacaagCCCGTTGTCGACAAAGATGAGTCCGACGTGGCATTTTCTGAGTGGGCAAAAGCAGAAGTGAAGCACTTCAAAGTGATGACCAGATGCGCGGTGAAGTGGGCGAGGAAGAACGGGTGGGCGAAAAAGCGAGCCACGAAAACAGTTGACCAAGACACTCGGAAGAAGAACAAGGGCTACCAAGACAAGCGGGCGAAACTGCCAGACAAAGATCTCAACAAAGATCACCAAGAAGGCCCTCCCTGTGATGAGCTGGATCCGTTTCTTGACAAAAAACAGGCGACAAGCTTTTTCTCCCCTCTGGTCTATGGAACCAAGAACGGTAACCAAGGCAAGTGGGCAAAAAAGCCAGCCACAGACCTCAACACAGCTCAGCGGGAGAAGAAGATCGGAAACCAAGACAAGGGGGCAAAAAAGCCAGCCCGGGAACTGGACACGGTTGACCGAGACAAAGAGGAGAAGAAGGGGAAGCAGGACCACCAGGGAGCGAGGGCACTCAGGAAGATGAAGAGGATCAACAGGAGAATGAGAAGAGTCCGCAACAGGAAAAGATTGGGATTCGCTAGGAGAATCCAAACCTGGAGAAAGACCCGGCCCAGAAAAATCCCTCCGCCGAGAAGGCACGTTGCTGTTCCGAAACGTGTCCACCCATTCACTCCCTTCCACAGGAGGCACCTAGGCAGAATGCGTCGCAGGAGAAAGTTCCATAAACGCCTGCGATTTGCACATGTCAGTACCAGTAGACCTCCTGGGATAGGCAGGAGTAATCTCAAAGGTACCACCCCTGCAAGTACGAACGCCACCATCAGTCCACCAGTAGATTCTAGACACGCCGCAAACCCAGAAACCAGCACGCCACCGCTTCTCGCCAACATCAGCACAAGTTCAGAGAAAAGGACACCAGCAAATGTCAACAAGGACACAAACAGTTCAGGGGTAGCAGACACTCCGGACCGGAAAAAGGGCCACGACCTTGACCCCGTGCCGGACAGGACGGTGTACTTAGGGTCAGTACAAGGCAAGGTCATCAAGACTCACAAACTGGACTTCTGGGGATCCGATAACGGTCAAGAGGCTGACACCAACGATCCCCCTGTGTTCGTGAGGGTTCAGTACAAGGACAGCGCAGAGCTTGACCCCGATGGACTAGAAGTTGCAGATGGCAAGGTCACCGAGACGCAGAAACTGGACCCTCAGGGAACCACGGACGGCCAGGAGACTGGCCACAAGGACCATCCTCACCCCTTCGCTTTTCAAGCAGACTTGTCACTGCGAAAAAGACGAAGTACCGAGGACGACGGTGATGACGACAACATCAACAGCAGCAGCGAGGGTGTTGGCGACAACAGACGGAACAGACGAAGGAATTCACAGCGACGTCGTACAAACAGGCAAGGAAGAAGACAACAGCGGAGAAGACAGGAAAACATTTCTAGTGAGAACAATGACGACGTCGACGATGATGCTAACAACAATACCCCAGTCACTGCCAGACGCGCGCCGCAACGAGGCAGACGTTATCGGAACCGACAACGAGTAGACATTAACGACACTGACGAGAATgacgatgacaatgatgatgacgacgacgatgacgacgatgatgacaacaacgacgacaatggAGACAGTGGTTTAGGGTTCGTCCAGATCGTCAGCCACCGTAGCTCCAACAACAGGCAGCGAGGAGGAAGCTACCATCAGCGCCAACGAGAAGAGAGAAGGAAGCAACGAAGGCGAAACAGAAATAACAGACGGAGACGACCTCAGCAGAGACAGCAGATCGATCAGACAGCACCCAACGATTCGGACGATGAGGACGACAGTGACGATGGCAGATCTTCAAGTCGTGATCAACATGCTCGGCTGCCACAGATTCAGACCATCAGCGTCCACAATGACCACGGAAATAACGGCGACGATTCCAGCGATGCTGAAGCTCACATCCGATCCCCTTTCATCAATCACCGCACCGCCTATGACTTCCTGTCTTCCCAAGCGATGCCAAGTTCAAGGTCCCGTGTGCACGGGTCAAGACCGGACAATGAGCAAAGGTTAGAGCAGTGGCAGTTCTCGCACACGATGAGTGAGAGTCTGTGTGAGGTTTTCGACAAACATTTTGTGCGCTCCAACTTGGGAGGACGCTGCGAGTGA
- the LOC138952285 gene encoding uncharacterized protein → MTFVQFILLLFMCCELSLAKGGSVHSPAADQSDLYELVEKQTEKWTKERNDWENERQQWLQEKQAWQHEKRQWQKEKLECLSKLEEWQNEKFEFRSKIEDWQREKQTWQNEKLLWQREKTQLQKDRQQLQDRTDRMQADLLFLKQDMDFVCQGLTQAAKKKTTRPARSTRGQSLPKAAGERDTPGMFPARSHGRHVRSDDINALEGVVAQTNQRVSEMGAQLEALKNAGIQRDLAIVQAASTTFVRWGRSTCPNSTQLVYTGGVGGAYWDQTGSSNSVLCLPNNPVHGHSFARPSEYVSELYGAEWNTHAYNQDPVCSVCLTQGRSASVMIPATTVCPGGWALDYNGYLMGSYPIDPVGHDFVCMDTAMEHRPGSEGSDHGLRLFYTYTHCGRLPCPPYTDNTLVACVVCSK, encoded by the coding sequence ATGACTTTTGTCCAGTTCATCCTCCTGCTTTTCATGTGCTGTGAACTGTCCCTGGCCAAGGGTGGCAGTGTCCACTCGCCAGCAGCTGACCAGTCTGACCTCTACGAGCTGGTGGAAAAACAAACCGAGAAATGGACAAAGGAGAGAAACGACTGGGAAAACGAGAGGCAACAATGGCTCCAAGAGAAACAGGCATGGCAGCATGAAAAACGACAATGGCAGAAAGAGAAATTGGAGTGCCTTAGCAAGCTGGAAGAATGGCAAAATGAGAAATTTGAGTTCCGAAGCAAAATTGAAGACTggcagagagaaaaacagacctGGCAAAACGAAAAACTGCTGTGGCAAAGGGAGAAAACCCAATTGCAGAAAGACAGGCAGCAGCTGCAAGATCGAACAGACAGGATGCAGGCCGACCTTCTGTTTCTGAAACAAGACATGGACTTCGTCTGTCAAGGGCTCACGCAAGCTGCCAAAAAGAAAACCACCAGACCTGCACGTTCAACACGGGGCCAGTCTCTCCCCAAGGCAGCTGGCGAGAGAGATACACCCGGCATGTTTCCTGCCCGGTCTCACGGTCGCCACGTGCGGTCTGACGACATCAACGCGCTAGAGGGAGTGGTGGCCCAGACGAACCAGCGTGTGAGTGAGATGGGGGCTCAGCTTGAGGCTCTGAAGAACGCAGGAATTCAGCGTGATCTTGCCATCGTCCAGGCTGCCTCCACCACCTTCGTTCGCTGGGGGAGATCCACGTGCCCAAACTCCACCCAACTAGTCTACACCGGAGGAGTGGGTGGGGCGTACTGGGACCAAACTGGATCGTCCAACAGTGTCCTTTGTCTACCCAACAACCCTGTGCATGGTCACTCCTTCGCCAGACCATCTGAATACGTCTCAGAGCTGTACGGGGCCGAATGGAACACCCATGCCTATAACCAAGACcctgtgtgctctgtgtgtttgACCCAAGGCCGGTCAGCGTCTGTGATGATACCGGCCACAACGGTCTGTCCTGGGGGCTGGGCACTGGACTACAACGGCTACCTGATGGGCAGTTATCCTATCGATCCAGTCGGACATGACTTCGTATGCATGGATACAGCAATGGAGCACAGGCCAGGGAGCGAAGGTAGCGATCATGGGCTAAGACTGTTCTATACCTACACCCACTGTGGGAGACTCCCGTGTCCCCCGTACACTGACAACACACTCGTCGCCTGCGTCGTCTGTTCTAAGTGA